Proteins from one Erythrolamprus reginae isolate rEryReg1 chromosome 6, rEryReg1.hap1, whole genome shotgun sequence genomic window:
- the UBE2N gene encoding ubiquitin-conjugating enzyme E2 N, with protein MAGLPRRIIKETQRLLAEPVPGIKAEPDESNARYFHVVIAGPQDSPFEGGTFKLELFLPEEYPMAAPKVRFMTKIYHPNVDKLGRICLDILKDKWSPALQIRTVLLSIQALLSAPNPDDPLANDVAEQWKTNEVQAIETARAWTRLYAMNNI; from the exons ATGGCCGGGTTACCCCGCAGGATCATTAAG GAAACCCAGCGCTTGCTGGCAGAACCTGTTCCTGGCATAAAGGCAGAACCAGATGAAAGCAATGCACGTTATTTTCATGTGGTCATTGCAGGGCCACAGGATTCCCCCTTTGAGGGTGGGACATTTAAACTTGAACTATTCCTTCCAGAAGAATATCCAATGGCAGCTCCGAAAGTACGTTTCATGACCAAAATTTATCATCCTAATGTAGACAAATTGGGAAGAATATGTTTAGATATTTTGAAAG ATAAATGGTCTCCAGCTTTGCAGATCCGTACAGTTCTGCTATCAATCCAGGCTTTGTTAAGCGCACCCAATCCAGATGACCCACTAGCAAACGATGTAGCTGAGCAGTGGAAGACCAATGAAGTCCAAGCCATAGAAACAG CCAGAGCATGGACTAGGCTATATGCCAtgaataatatttaa